The nucleotide sequence GGCCCTGCTACATCCTCAAGATGGATGACGACTGCTTCAACATGGACTGCTTGCCCATCTTCCTGGCTGGGCTTGACCTGACACAGACCAGCCTCTCTGTGGGGTCACTCTTCTCCTGGGAGAAGTGGCAGGTCACCTGCCAGCCCTCCAGCAAGCGGCATGTGGCATGGCAGGAATACTGACATCTACCTGCCCTTTGCCAGCGGCATCACCTACGTCCACTCCCTGGACATGGCCAAGTGATTCTGGAGGCAGCCAGCACATCTGCCCCATTCCCATGGAGGATGTGGGCATCCTGGTGGAGGTGGTAGGGGTCCAGGTAAGAGCCAGTGACCGCTTTGCCAAGCGCAATATGCCATGGCATGTCTGCAACTGCTGCTACCTGACGGTGATCTGTGTCCTGAGCCCCGGGAGCAGGAGGGGACTCACCACAGCATGCTGCAAGTCCGCAGCACCATCTGTGACAGCCCCAGTTCACCTGCTGGAAGTGACCAGCTAAGGACCCAGCGATCAAGGGACCACGGCTGCAGCATGCgctgcctccccagccccagtgctgcccaaCATTGCCCACCCTGGCCCCTTCCCTTGCAGAAGGATGCAGCTCGTGTCccatctggcctccctgccctcccaagccccagcagcagccctgctcctctccGCAACCTGGCAGCACGTTCTCCAGGCCAGGGTCCCGTCGGCCCCAGGCACAACTGGAAGTCGTCAGGGCACGGGCAGGGGCATGGAACATACATCTGCCCCACCGTGTGTGGCCTGGGAGTTTCTCGGAGGCCGTAAATAGCCGAGTTCCCCTTCTGCTCATCTCGAAAGTGAGAAGGGGAACATCCTCCGGAGACGGGGAAAGAATCAGTCAATCGTTGTCACTGGtacaaaagctatttttaattttattaaaatgtctCTCTTCTATAAACTTCCAAAATATCCAGGGCCTCTGCTATAAAGATTTGTGCCACGGCTGTGTAGTGAATTGttgcccctggggctggggatggTGGCACTCATGGGGGGGTGCAGCCGGCAGCAGGGGACACCCGAGGCTCCTCTTTGTGATCTGGGGAGGTGTGGGGAGTATTTGGGGAGCAGGGCACCCCGGGGCCACCTTCAAAAAGGGGCACGTGGGGGACGTAGTGACTGAGTGGGCCAGGGTGGGTCTGCGGCcggagcaggagctggtgcaggGTCTCGCCCACCTGCACCAGGCTGTGGgagaggaggtggaggtgggagaCGGTGTCACTGGCCAGGCTCTCCAGCAGCGCCTGCTGCTGCCGCGACGTTTGCAGGATCTGCACCAGCAGCTGCTGAACGCTCTGAAGCAAGCCTGCCACACTGGAGCCTGCAGTGAGAGGTGGGTCAGTGGCGGCAAACCCTCACCATGGCTCTGAGAGCCCCTGCTGTGAGGCTgttgggatgctgcagggaggaCCCACCTTGCAGGCTTGTGTCTGATGCcccttctgctgctggctgctcacTCATGGCAGCTGTCCCAGGGGAGCCCGGGGCTGCGGTGGCCACTGGCAGCACTTGGTTTCCTCTTTGCATCCCCGGGGACGTCTCACCAGGAAAATCTGCCACAATGGTTTGGCATGGAGGGAGCAACCAGAGTGCTGGAGCCACTCAGGCCCAAGCCCCATACACAGCCTGACCCCACCACAGAGCCCCAGGAGGGCACTGCTCGTGGGAGCCCCTGCTCTCCGTCCCCACAGGCAGGACAGGACAGACATACCCCCTGGAGCAGGGGGACTTGCTCGAAGCTGCAGACACTTACCAGCCTTTCGCTCAGCTCTTTCCTGCTTCAGGGCAGTGTGACAGCCTGGAAAGAGAACAGACGGAGTCCGTGAGCTTCAGCTACCTCCTGCCCCGGGGCGCACAAGCGCAGTGGCCTGGGCACGGTACTCacccaggaggggaaggggagggaagcagTGACCGGTGTCTGCAACGAGAACCGTATCAGACCCTGCTCGTGGGGCTGAGGGGGTTTACTGGGCTGAgcgggtgtcgtggtttaaccccagccagcaactaaacaccacgcagccgctcactcactccccccccccccagtgggatgggggagaaaatcgggaaaagaagcaaaacccgtgggttgagataagaacggtttaatagaacagaaaagaagaaactaataatgataatgataacactaataaaatgacaacagtaataatgaaaggattggaatgtacaaatgatgcgcagtgcaactgctcaccacccgccgaccgacacccagccagtccctgagcggcgaatccctgcccccacttccccgttcctatactggatgggacgtcccatggtatggaataccccgttggccagtttgggtcaggtgccctggctgtgtcctgtgccaacttcttgtgcccctccagctttctcactggctgggcatgagaagctgaaaaatccttgactttagtctaaacactactgagcaacaactgaaaacatcagtgttatcaacattcttcgcatactgaactcaaaacatagcactgtaccagctactaggaagacagttaactctatcccagctgaaaccaggacagcgggGCAAGGAAAGCCTTACGTGTCATGGTGGGGGAAGCGGGCGGCACTCCAGCGACGTGGTCCCCACTTGCTGCTgggagagagcagagaggagagatgCACTGTCTGACAGGACCTGTTGGGGGATCACCACCACCCCGGGGTCTGCCCAGCTTGCCCcggccagccccacagcccgaCATGCCCTAGCCACAGCTCCACAGCACCCTGCAAGGCCCCAAAGCGTTTCACGAGCTAGATACAAAAGCAGGAGTCACTCACCCACCACTGcaatgcagccacctctgggcTGGAAGGCAGCAGCGGCGTAGCAGCGCGCAGCAACGCTACACAACAGATTAGGACTGGAAGTGAAGGAGAATCCCACATCCACTTGAAACTGCAGGGGGAATTTAGGGAGACAGAAGGTAATTACCCAGTGTGGGATGCTGGCCGGGGCACCCACGCAAATCAGACCCAGGGACGTACCCTGCATCACCTCCGTGCCAAACCCTCAAGAGTGCAAACAATGAGGCGGCCGCAGGATCTGCCCCTGggtgggctgcagggcaggggagctgcaggcacCTCTGGCCCTCACACCCAGTTCTAACTCATCTGGAGGTTTATGGTGTtactggggaagggggaagccAGGACCTGTCGAAGGAAGGCGAGTCACATGCCCTGCAGTGCCGCACAGCCACAAGAGCCCCCTGAGCTGGATCGGTGCCACCGTCCCTTTGAGACCCTGAGCCCCACAACCTGCCATGGGGCAGCCAGCAGCCTCACCATGCCCTCAGGCTGGGTCAGAGCTGGGGAccccctcctgccctgtcccagccatccccatcccctcacGGTCTGGGGCTGGTTTGGAGCCAAAGCCTCGGGAGAGAGGTCCCAACACCCCCATTGGCGAGCATCCCTGCTAAGGGACTTGTGATGGGACCCCCGACCCTCTAAGCCCCCCCATTCCCATCATGCTGGCATGGGCTTGGGCTGGAGCCGTGGCTGTGCAGCCCGGTGCAGCGGGGCAGACCGGTACTTACGGCTCTCTGGCTCGTCCTTCACACACTGCAGCAGCGGGGACATCAGCATGCCTGGGGCGTCCCTGCCAACATGGTGCTCTGCAGAAGGAGAGTGAGGGGTTGCAGAAAAGAGCTTCGATAACTGGGAGACGAGGTGTGCCTGCCACCCCACAGCTGGGACAAGCCGCACTCCAGCTGCCTGAGCCCACGAGTACCTGgtggctctggcgaggacgaagGGTGGGCAGCAAGGGCTGACCTGCGCTTCCTGGGGGGCAGCTTCACAAGGtctagagaaagagaaagagatcaTCAACAGACCCTGGGTGGCCATGCAGCACCAGTGCTCCCCCAGTATCCCATGTCCAGCTACCCCGCAGAGCTCACCCACCCGTCCCTGGCACCCACCTGGCATCCTCCGCTCGCCGAAAACGGGCCGCCCGGCCGCCTTCCAGATGTTCTTCATGGCTCGGTAGTGCGGGGGCAGGCAGGGCGAGTGGTGTCCTGCCCTCCGGCGCGTCTCCCGCTCCGAGTGGAAAGCCTGCTTGAGTGCCTTCCACTTGGAGCGGCACTGGGCCACGCTGCGCCCGTAGCCGGCCGCCGCCAGCCCCTGGGAGATCTCCCGCCACAGTGCCTCGTTGGGTCGCGACGTGGACGCCATGAGCAGGGCGGCCTCCCCGGAGCTCCCCACCAGCGCCAGGAGGCTGCTGACCTCCGCCTGCGTCCAGGCTCGCCCGCGGGGCATGCTGCCGGGGGCGAGGGTGGGTGCCGCGGGGAAACCTCGGCCCCGGGCCGGTGGTGAGGCCGGGAtgggcagggctcagccccggggctcGGCCGTGCGCTCCCCGGGAGTCTGCCGCACCGGGATCTGCACCGGCAGCCGCCGGGAGCTGCCCCGGGAGCTGCCGGGAGCTGCACCAGGAGCTGCACCGGGGGCCGGCCCCGGGAGCCGCACCGGGAGCCGCACGGATCCGCACCGGGAGTCGCGGGGATCCACAGCGGGAGCTGCACCGGGGGCCGAAGGGGAAGCCGCACCGGGATCCGCGCCGGGGACCGCCGGGAGCCGCACCGGCGGCCGCACCGGGAGCGGCACCGGGAGCCGCACCGAGCGCTCCTGCGCGGCACCGGGCGCCGCGCCGGGAGCTGCCGGGAGTTGCCGGGAGCCGCACTGAGCATGTGCAGCCCCGGGAGGAGCCGCTGGGAAACGTAGTCCTGGCCTCGCTAACCCCCCCATCACCCGCCAGCCGGGCGGAGGGGGTCGTTGTCTGCCCGCAGGCATCcccgctcctgcctgccctgcctgccctgcccggctgTAGGGGTGGAGGTGCGCGGTGCGGCAGGGAGCCCGgggtctctgccccccccccaccgccgagGGCACGGCAGGGATGGCCATCACGGCAGCCCTCAAGGCTCGGGGAGTGGAAGGAGCAGCCCAGACCCCGCTTTCCAGGGCTGAGATGCAGCTGCAggcccatgaaaaaaaaaaaaaaaaaaatggcagcagaaaCCACATCTGAGCAAACACCCCGTGGTCTTGCTGCTTTGAGAGTGCGGAGccgggggatgcaggcagggccCTGTGTCCTGCTCCCCAAGGATGCCCAGGTCCCCCGCACGGTCCCTAGGACAGATCTGCTGAGCACCGAGGCGTCGGGTCAGGGAAGGCAGCCTCGACATGGCTGCCCAGTCCAGCCCTGGCCCTGTGTCTGAGCTAGCAGCCATCCCCACCGCTCGCTGCCCCCAAGCCAGGGGTGCGGGTTTCCCTGGTGCGGGGAATGCCTGGGTGCTGGCCGACCAGGGGTTCCCCCTCGCCCCGGTTGCTGGCAGCGCCGTggccccccagggctggggccCAGGTGGTGCCTCTGGGGACCCCACCAGGAAGTGACACTCTCCATTTCGCGTCACACCCGGCTGCCaaagggggctgggagggggttACCGCTTCCCCTGTGGGACACAGAGTGAGAGACCAAGGGAGGGATGGAAGAGGGGGTCACGTATGCTGATCTGCGCTTGCCCCCCACACCAGGTAATGgcgtgctgctccctgcccctggcaCCCCAGCTCTCCCGGTGggtcccctgccctcctgcagccccttgcCCTCTGCAGGGCCgttcccccagccctgctccccccgctCGCTCGTTTCGGGTATCTTCTTCCCAAACAGCTTACTCTCCAGCCCCCTTGCAGACTGCCTGCTCtcagggtggggggcaggaggggctcaAGGGCAGGGGGTGCCCACTGCACCCCAGTGCCACAGCACACACAGGCACCCCTCGGTCCGCTCTGCCCGCCCCGTGCCAAGCGCTGTCTGCAGGGAAACGATTTCTACGAGGGTCAAAGTGCTGCAAACAGGGTCTCCCTCAGTTTTCCAGGGTTCCCCCACTGCCTCCTGAGACCCTGCCCAGGGTTCACAGACCTTTCCTGGTTGGGGGGGTCCCCACTGCTCCCACCAAGCCTCCAGGGCTCAGGTTAACTCCCTTTCTCAGCTCCTCAGCAGCCGCTGCGCCTGCCCTGGTGCTGGGCAGCCATCAGCCTGGCTCTCCTCTCCCTACTGCTCCTGCTGGCACAAATCATCCTCGCTGGCTTGAGCTTCCACCGTGAGTATCTGCTTGTGCCCAGACCTCTCTGGCTGGGGTCTTGGGGTCGGGGCTGGCACCATGGGGCCTGTGTAGCAACAGACAGAGCTGCAGCTTGCCCATGGAGCCGGGACCTCCTGCCTGGGGCTGAGGGCGTTGCGGGTTCTGGGGCAAGCAGGAAAATTGGTGAGGCAAGACCTTGCCTGCCTGGCTGGGAGCAGAAGGCAAGGGAACAGTGTGGGCTTGGGGATGGTGCCAGGGCATCCTGCTCCATCACATGGCAATGAAATaaagggggagggagagcagTGACACTGAAACCGAAAGGCAGAAGCACTTTCCCCGAAAGCCTGTTGTGTGATGGGCCCCCAAGCACAGCAAAAGCCACAAGGACCTTTGGCGGGCTTGGCTGGCAGGTCACCTAAAGTGGGGGACACCCTCAGCCACAACTGTGGCCTGTCCCGTGGGAGAGGACActgggtgctgcagggagcaggagccCAGGGTTGGCGGGGACACTACTGTGCTCTTCTTCTGTAGATTTAGGACAACAGGAGAGCTGCAACCATGGTCCGTGGAGCATGGAGGAGAGCCCCAGCTATGGGCAACAGACACTGCAAGGTAGGAGAGCATGGTGGGCTCCTGGGCAGGGCTTGGAGAGAGCCTGGCTGCTCCTTTCAAGAGGCAGGATCTCTCCCTACTCCAGAACGTGCCCCCTGCCAAGTCTTCCTTcagccttgctgcctgcccctggctCACAGCATGGAAtgctgccccagtgctgctgaacAGGCTGCACTGCTGGGACCCCTTCGGAAGAGATGACCCCAGCGCAGCTCAGTGTCGCGTGGGCCCGCCATCAGCATCAGGCTTATGGCTGCCATAAGCATCCATGTGCCAAATGGCATCGGACACTCTCTTTCGACTAGTGTCTGGTGATGCTGAAATCTTGACTGCGTTCCCAGCGCTTTGCTATTGATGTTTGTATCATACCCCCAAACCTGGAGCTCTCCTTCCTGACACACCTGCCCAATGCCAGCACCTTCGTGTAACCAGCCCATCTCCCCTGGGGCTCCcgctggggagctggggctgtgatGTGGGAGCTGGGCTCCAGAGTAAGGGCAAGTGGAGGGTCCTCTCCGTGGGGCAGCCACAGGAGTACACTGGGCTGGTTGGTACCCCGGCTGCCCCTTGTCACCCTCCTGTCCCTTGGGCTGGGGGCTGGTGGCATCCCCTGCCAGCTGCCCCGTCCCGGCTGCTCCTGCAGGCTGTATTTCTGGTGTGCAGGGAGATGCCAGTTCTGCCCAGCTGGCTGGCTCTGGGATGCAGGGCGGTGCTACTACTTCTCCTCTGCCAAaaagagctgggagcagagcagagaagaCTGCTGCTCCAAAGGGGCTCAGCTAGTCACCATCCGAGCCAACACCACCCTG is from Harpia harpyja isolate bHarHar1 chromosome Z, bHarHar1 primary haplotype, whole genome shotgun sequence and encodes:
- the LOC128137831 gene encoding uncharacterized protein LOC128137831 isoform X3 → MPRGRAWTQAEVSSLLALVGSSGEAALLMASTSRPNEALWREISQGLAAAGYGRSVAQCRSKWKALKQAFHSERETRRRAGHHSPCLPPHYRAMKNIWKAAGRPVFGERRMPDLVKLPPRKRRSALAAHPSSSPEPPEHHVGRDAPGMLMSPLLQCVKDEPESPASGDHVAGVPPASPTMTRCHTALKQERAERKADFPGETSPGMQRGNQVLPVATAAPGSPGTAAMSEQPAAEGASDTSLQGSSVAGLLQSVQQLLVQILQTSRQQQALLESLASDTVSHLHLLSHSLVQVGETLHQLLLRPQTHPGPLSHYVPHVPLFEGGPGVPCSPNTPHTSPDHKEEPRVSPAAGCTPP
- the LOC128137831 gene encoding uncharacterized protein LOC128137831 isoform X4; its protein translation is MPRGRAWTQAEVSSLLALVGSSGEAALLMASTSRPNEALWREISQGLAAAGYGRSVAQCRSKWKALKQAFHSERETRRRAGHHSPCLPPHYRAMKNIWKAAGRPVFGERRMPDLVKLPPRKRRSALAAHPSSSPEPPEHHVGRDAPGMLMSPLLQCVKDEPESPSGDHVAGVPPASPTMTRCHTALKQERAERKADFPGETSPGMQRGNQVLPVATAAPGSPGTAAMSEQPAAEGASDTSLQGSSVAGLLQSVQQLLVQILQTSRQQQALLESLASDTVSHLHLLSHSLVQVGETLHQLLLRPQTHPGPLSHYVPHVPLFEGGPGVPCSPNTPHTSPDHKEEPRVSPAAGCTPP
- the LOC128137764 gene encoding killer cell lectin-like receptor subfamily G member 1; this encodes MEEGVTYADLRLPPTPAPQQPLRLPWCWAAISLALLSLLLLLAQIILAGLSFHHLGQQESCNHGPWSMEESPSYGQQTLQGRCQFCPAGWLWDAGRCYYFSSAKKSWEQSREDCCSKGAQLVTIRANTTLAFLVRTANMKVFHVGLKRDGSRSDWKWLDGTALKGLFPIQRSTSSFLACGRVSGLGLSGGLCGEALGWVCEQSAATLQWLRSSPPAFLWGNTTYTCVGP
- the LOC128137831 gene encoding uncharacterized protein LOC128137831 isoform X2 → MPRGRAWTQAEVSSLLALVGSSGEAALLMASTSRPNEALWREISQGLAAAGYGRSVAQCRSKWKALKQAFHSERETRRRAGHHSPCLPPHYRAMKNIWKAAGRPVFGERRMPDLVKLPPRKRRSALAAHPSSSPEPPEHHVGRDAPGMLMSPLLQCVKDEPESPSGDHVAGVPPASPTMTHTGHCFPPLPLLGCHTALKQERAERKADFPGETSPGMQRGNQVLPVATAAPGSPGTAAMSEQPAAEGASDTSLQGSSVAGLLQSVQQLLVQILQTSRQQQALLESLASDTVSHLHLLSHSLVQVGETLHQLLLRPQTHPGPLSHYVPHVPLFEGGPGVPCSPNTPHTSPDHKEEPRVSPAAGCTPP
- the LOC128137831 gene encoding uncharacterized protein LOC128137831 isoform X1, with the protein product MPRGRAWTQAEVSSLLALVGSSGEAALLMASTSRPNEALWREISQGLAAAGYGRSVAQCRSKWKALKQAFHSERETRRRAGHHSPCLPPHYRAMKNIWKAAGRPVFGERRMPDLVKLPPRKRRSALAAHPSSSPEPPEHHVGRDAPGMLMSPLLQCVKDEPESPASGDHVAGVPPASPTMTHTGHCFPPLPLLGCHTALKQERAERKADFPGETSPGMQRGNQVLPVATAAPGSPGTAAMSEQPAAEGASDTSLQGSSVAGLLQSVQQLLVQILQTSRQQQALLESLASDTVSHLHLLSHSLVQVGETLHQLLLRPQTHPGPLSHYVPHVPLFEGGPGVPCSPNTPHTSPDHKEEPRVSPAAGCTPP